In the uncultured Methanobacterium sp. genome, one interval contains:
- a CDS encoding type II CAAX endopeptidase family protein codes for METTKENISTVKKSIICFVLLTFAISGVIWFLMVSAGMTLVYNILLMWTPAIAAIITALIFFRSIKGFGWGPGKIKYLALGIILPVLLSICTYGLFWLMGGGLGTYTGKFGNLLIFSIIVSILLGLGEEIGWRGFLVPQLAKLTNSFTEIGFLSGIIWALWHFPVILMGAYVAEVPLWWSLPIFFVGNILFAFVLAWLRLKSGSIWPVVLWHGLDNNLLKVFAPLFAGGASAYYVGESGIITIIPMLILVIVLWYYRDRLPDLRIKKDEKVNS; via the coding sequence ATGGAAACTACAAAAGAAAATATTTCAACAGTTAAAAAATCTATTATTTGTTTTGTGCTACTAACTTTTGCCATTAGTGGCGTTATCTGGTTTTTAATGGTTAGTGCCGGAATGACACTTGTATATAACATATTATTAATGTGGACCCCTGCAATTGCCGCAATAATTACTGCTTTAATATTTTTCAGGAGTATTAAAGGCTTTGGATGGGGACCTGGGAAAATTAAATATTTGGCTCTGGGTATTATCTTACCCGTATTGTTGAGCATCTGTACCTATGGATTGTTCTGGCTAATGGGAGGGGGTCTTGGAACCTATACCGGAAAATTTGGAAATTTATTGATCTTCAGTATCATAGTAAGTATATTATTGGGATTGGGTGAAGAGATTGGTTGGAGAGGTTTTTTGGTACCTCAACTTGCTAAATTAACCAATTCATTTACGGAGATAGGATTTCTCAGCGGTATAATATGGGCGCTGTGGCATTTCCCTGTTATATTAATGGGGGCCTATGTTGCAGAAGTTCCATTATGGTGGTCGTTACCCATATTCTTCGTTGGAAACATATTATTTGCCTTTGTATTAGCATGGTTAAGATTGAAATCTGGTAGTATATGGCCGGTGGTGTTATGGCATGGACTCGATAATAATCTGCTCAAGGTATTTGCTCCATTATTTGCTGGGGGCGCATCAGCATATTATGTGGGAGAATCTGGAATTATCACCATAATACCCATGCTCATACTGGTAATTGTATTATGGTACTACAGGGATAGATTACCTGATCTAAGAATTAAAAAGGATGAGAAGGTGAATTCTTGA
- a CDS encoding NAD(P)-dependent alcohol dehydrogenase, translated as MKAIVYKKYGSPDVLEFKNVEKPTPKDNEVLIRVHATSVTAADCLMRRGDTFISRVFLGFIRPRRRILGTEIAGEIEKTGKDVTRFKKGDQVYGFTGFGLGAYAEYNCMPENGSLVLKPINMDYNEAVAVVDGASTALFFLKDKANIQNGQKVLIIGASGSIGTFAIQIAKYFGAEVTGVCSTANLDLVKSLGADKVIDYRKDDFTKNSEKYDIILDTVGKSSFSQSKACLNKNGKYLLTAGGLMDRLLMLWTGIFSGKKMITGMSIEKTESLIFIKKLIEEERIKLVTDRCYKLEKIAKAHDYVEKGHKRGNVIITI; from the coding sequence ATGAAAGCCATAGTTTATAAAAAATACGGATCACCGGATGTTCTTGAGTTTAAAAATGTGGAAAAACCTACTCCTAAAGACAACGAAGTTTTGATAAGAGTACATGCCACTAGTGTAACTGCAGCTGACTGCCTGATGCGAAGGGGCGATACATTCATTAGCAGAGTATTTTTAGGATTCATAAGACCCAGAAGAAGAATTCTGGGAACTGAAATTGCAGGCGAAATTGAAAAAACTGGTAAAGATGTAACCCGATTTAAGAAGGGTGACCAAGTTTATGGATTCACCGGTTTTGGGCTTGGTGCTTATGCTGAGTATAATTGTATGCCTGAAAATGGATCTCTTGTACTAAAACCGATCAATATGGATTACAATGAAGCAGTAGCCGTAGTTGATGGAGCATCCACTGCATTGTTTTTTCTTAAGGATAAGGCGAATATTCAAAATGGACAAAAAGTTCTCATAATTGGTGCTTCTGGAAGTATAGGTACTTTTGCAATTCAAATTGCCAAATATTTTGGGGCTGAAGTCACTGGGGTATGCAGTACTGCAAATCTAGATTTGGTTAAATCTTTAGGGGCGGATAAAGTTATTGACTACCGTAAAGATGATTTTACAAAAAATAGTGAAAAATATGATATAATTTTGGACACTGTAGGAAAAAGTTCCTTTTCACAAAGTAAAGCATGCCTTAATAAAAATGGCAAATATCTTTTAACTGCGGGAGGTTTGATGGATCGTTTACTGATGTTGTGGACTGGAATATTCAGTGGGAAAAAAATGATTACCGGAATGTCAATTGAAAAAACAGAATCTTTAATTTTCATTAAAAAGCTAATTGAAGAGGAAAGGATTAAATTAGTCACGGATAGGTGCTATAAATTGGAAAAGATTGCCAAAGCTCATGATTATGTTGAAAAAGGTCACAAAAGGGGAAATGTCATTATAACTATATGA
- a CDS encoding flavin reductase family protein: MKKQDKIKTGNFAFPVPICIAGAMVNKKINYATYGSFGLLSPRPKTYIFIGSQRSRYTNIGINENGYFSVNIPSVDQMVRTDYLGLVSGRDFDKSGVFESFFGSVDKAPMIRECPVNMVCKLVKTADLPDRDIFFGEVLETYVDEEFVNEGVLDFAKINPMLLTMNGPGNFSYWKLGEIVGAAYKEGKTLFKSR; this comes from the coding sequence ATGAAAAAACAGGATAAAATAAAAACAGGGAACTTTGCATTTCCTGTGCCCATCTGTATTGCGGGTGCAATGGTTAATAAAAAAATAAATTATGCTACTTACGGGTCTTTTGGGCTTCTATCGCCGAGACCAAAGACTTACATTTTTATTGGTTCCCAGAGATCTCGTTATACCAACATAGGTATTAATGAAAATGGATATTTCAGCGTTAACATACCCTCAGTGGATCAAATGGTTAGAACAGATTATTTGGGGCTTGTTTCCGGACGTGATTTCGATAAATCTGGTGTGTTCGAATCTTTTTTTGGTTCCGTGGATAAAGCACCCATGATCCGTGAATGTCCGGTTAACATGGTCTGCAAACTTGTTAAAACTGCTGATCTTCCTGATCGTGACATATTCTTTGGTGAAGTACTGGAAACATATGTAGATGAGGAATTTGTGAATGAGGGAGTACTGGATTTTGCTAAAATAAATCCCATGTTATTAACCATGAATGGACCAGGTAACTTTTCATACTGGAAATTAGGAGAAATTGTGGGGGCCGCATATAAAGAGGGAAAAACACTTTTCAAATCACGATAA
- a CDS encoding type II CAAX endopeptidase family protein codes for MESAGKIKKAIITFLILNFGLSTIFWYLTGSGGSVLAGGGLYVALLMYCPAIAAIITSLIFYGSIREFGWKPGKVKYLVMGYAIPLVYATIAYGLFWILTSGTYTGKFPQYNLIYWVLMGTVTTILGGVLGEEIGWRGFLVPQLAKITSFTKVGLISGIIWAAWHFPLLLFANYNAGVSLWYSLPMFTITVIAMSFILAWLRLISGSIWPAVLLHASSNLFVQNFFDPLTKQTGIARYIVGETGVLMAVVIIVFAFILWMQRDKLPDTLIKKAQENNPNS; via the coding sequence ATGGAATCGGCTGGAAAAATTAAAAAAGCAATAATAACTTTTTTAATATTAAACTTCGGTTTAAGCACTATTTTTTGGTATTTAACTGGTTCGGGGGGTAGTGTTTTGGCTGGTGGTGGACTTTACGTTGCTCTTTTAATGTATTGTCCGGCTATTGCTGCTATTATTACTAGTTTAATTTTCTATGGGAGCATTAGGGAATTCGGATGGAAGCCAGGTAAGGTTAAATATCTGGTAATGGGCTATGCTATTCCCCTAGTTTATGCCACCATAGCCTATGGATTATTCTGGATTTTAACTTCTGGAACATACACTGGGAAATTTCCACAATACAACTTAATTTATTGGGTTCTTATGGGAACAGTTACCACCATACTCGGTGGAGTTCTGGGGGAAGAGATAGGATGGAGAGGTTTTCTTGTGCCTCAACTGGCTAAAATCACCTCATTTACTAAAGTGGGATTAATTTCTGGAATCATTTGGGCGGCATGGCATTTTCCTTTACTTTTATTTGCAAATTATAATGCAGGTGTTTCCTTATGGTATTCGCTCCCTATGTTTACCATAACAGTTATTGCTATGAGTTTTATTTTGGCATGGTTACGGCTTATATCAGGGAGCATATGGCCAGCGGTTCTGTTACATGCCAGTTCCAATCTATTTGTGCAAAACTTTTTTGATCCACTAACCAAACAAACTGGGATAGCTAGGTACATTGTAGGGGAAACAGGAGTGTTAATGGCAGTGGTTATTATAGTATTTGCGTTCATTTTGTGGATGCAACGGGATAAACTGCCCGATACTTTGATAAAAAAAGCTCAAGAAAACAATCCAAACTCTTAA
- a CDS encoding serine hydrolase: MDNKILGGLIGVVVFVAIIAGVSIFNPLNPNISLVNNTMITANQTGNNITNNSDYIPSTTFLTFIPSSMSHNGQSTPVPSPTPKPGPSPGSMDHIISLFDAYLKSNYDQSLIPGMAVVIIQNDKIIYMNTLGIRDLASGEPVDENTLFGICSISKQFTSTNIAQLVDNGLMGWEDSIAKYYQVPDEFLLYNDSYVTNNITIQDVLMHNSGLSRELGNEYPTYFNDSFDEAIFKLRYVENATSFRSTYAYNSLVYALGGYCAAQANNTTWNELIKDNLLDPLGMDTTTTSYCDFLSSSNHATPYKLLKNGTMVPYDIIPDPVGPAGSIYSSINEMANWLKFQIADTGYYDGVQIVSKKELDETRTPHINVTDPLDLAMYGSEYGFGWFIQPENKDLPYYISHPGDSTDFHAQITIYPSQNLGIVILTNGGVYANNFRSVLDSKFRQLLIGNENFDPWPATKNALDAVWKPESPILPLVSPTLNLTGYTGVYSNMIYGNITITSSNDNLICNYGTNEQAFNLEHFNGDVFNEPYNDFTFNFTDISNDQTNKLTVSLPDYTTYPSNSTTAFNRTNST; encoded by the coding sequence ATGGATAATAAAATTTTAGGTGGGTTAATAGGGGTAGTAGTATTTGTTGCTATTATTGCGGGTGTTTCGATTTTTAATCCTTTAAATCCCAATATATCCCTGGTTAATAATACAATGATTACGGCTAATCAAACTGGGAACAACATTACTAACAATAGTGATTATATTCCTTCAACTACTTTCTTAACTTTTATTCCATCCTCAATGAGTCATAATGGTCAATCTACACCAGTTCCCAGTCCAACACCTAAGCCTGGCCCTTCTCCCGGCTCAATGGATCATATTATCAGTCTTTTTGATGCTTATCTTAAATCTAATTATGATCAATCTTTGATACCAGGTATGGCGGTAGTTATAATCCAAAATGATAAAATAATTTATATGAATACATTAGGAATTAGGGATCTGGCTTCTGGAGAACCAGTTGACGAGAATACTTTATTTGGGATATGTTCCATATCCAAACAATTTACCTCAACAAACATCGCCCAATTAGTAGATAACGGGTTGATGGGGTGGGAAGACTCAATAGCTAAGTACTATCAAGTTCCAGATGAATTCCTGTTATACAATGATTCTTATGTCACCAATAATATCACTATCCAAGATGTTTTGATGCATAACAGTGGATTGAGTAGGGAATTGGGAAATGAGTATCCTACCTACTTTAATGATTCATTTGATGAGGCTATTTTCAAGCTCCGATATGTAGAGAATGCTACTTCTTTCCGCAGTACATACGCATATAATAGTTTGGTTTATGCATTGGGAGGTTATTGTGCAGCACAGGCAAATAATACCACCTGGAATGAATTAATCAAGGATAACCTCCTGGATCCATTGGGGATGGACACTACAACTACCAGCTACTGTGATTTCTTGAGTTCATCAAACCATGCCACACCTTATAAACTTCTTAAAAACGGCACCATGGTGCCCTATGATATAATTCCTGATCCTGTTGGACCAGCTGGAAGTATATACAGCTCCATAAATGAGATGGCCAACTGGTTGAAGTTCCAGATAGCCGATACAGGGTATTATGATGGTGTGCAAATTGTTTCTAAAAAGGAGTTAGATGAGACACGCACCCCGCATATTAATGTTACTGACCCTCTTGATTTGGCAATGTATGGTTCAGAATATGGTTTTGGTTGGTTTATCCAGCCTGAAAATAAAGATCTTCCATATTATATAAGCCATCCCGGGGATAGTACCGATTTCCATGCTCAAATTACAATTTATCCATCACAGAATTTAGGCATAGTAATATTAACCAATGGAGGAGTATATGCCAATAATTTTAGAAGTGTCTTAGATTCTAAATTCAGGCAGTTGTTAATTGGTAATGAAAATTTTGATCCATGGCCTGCTACAAAAAATGCACTTGACGCTGTATGGAAGCCTGAATCTCCCATACTACCTTTAGTAAGTCCAACACTGAATTTAACTGGTTATACTGGTGTGTATTCCAACATGATCTATGGAAACATAACCATCACATCATCAAACGACAATTTAATCTGTAATTATGGAACCAATGAACAAGCCTTTAATTTAGAACATTTCAATGGTGATGTGTTTAATGAACCTTACAATGATTTCACATTTAACTTCACAGACATTTCCAATGATCAAACTAATAAATTAACAGTTTCATTGCCGGACTATACCACTTATCCATCCAACAGTACAACAGCCTTTAACCGTACCAATAGCACCTGA
- a CDS encoding serine hydrolase codes for MDNKGIGGIVLSFVLVLVVAGFLVFNQLNPSTSPVNNAIVMVNQTGNNNTTNISNILPLHGATVNALVMSSSSGNLITQNPTLSAPSYMDTILAKFDIYVEKFFRENLIPASAVIIVKDGNVIYQKCLGVKEYGAQDAVNEDTLFQIGSCSKAITSANIAQLVDLGIMHWNDTVRSYFTPEEFQLYNTSISDEITLRDLLCHCSGLPASSGDQLWMYFNYTYPDVLYHVRYLENNTVFRSTFQYHNIMYSLAGECAYRAAENAGLGYSSWQDMIKEMIFKPMGMNTATADFNEFSNSSNRVHTYVNLNGTITEWGPLNVEEIKGAGSIAFSINDMGKWLKLQLANGNFNGLQVVSSEELTKTKTPQIQMDSTNWYGFGWAITPNGIITHSGNVPPSKTLISLDPVNNLAFAVVSDEDNYGVAFNKALYLFFNNLYQTGQVNESIWTELRDSASETAKETTGKLPDPPSPPEPAKSLSTYVGIYVNTFYGNVNVTSSGGKLILFMGNSTEPTNLEHWSGDVFKIEDNPFTYNTAVNFTNIDGSGKSQQVTVDYLETGYGANGTFNRTS; via the coding sequence GTGGATAATAAGGGTATAGGGGGAATAGTGCTTAGTTTTGTTTTAGTGTTAGTTGTGGCTGGATTTTTGGTTTTTAATCAGCTTAATCCCAGCACCTCACCGGTTAATAATGCAATCGTAATGGTTAACCAAACTGGAAATAACAATACTACTAATATTAGTAATATTTTGCCTTTACATGGAGCTACGGTTAATGCGCTTGTTATGTCATCTTCGAGTGGTAATTTAATTACACAGAACCCTACACTATCCGCTCCTTCTTATATGGATACAATTTTAGCAAAGTTCGATATTTATGTGGAGAAGTTTTTCAGAGAAAACCTGATTCCCGCATCTGCAGTAATTATAGTAAAGGACGGGAACGTAATTTACCAAAAATGTCTGGGAGTAAAAGAGTATGGGGCTCAAGATGCTGTAAATGAAGACACTCTGTTCCAGATTGGATCATGCAGTAAGGCCATTACCTCAGCGAATATTGCCCAACTTGTTGATTTAGGTATTATGCACTGGAATGACACTGTAAGAAGTTATTTCACTCCCGAAGAATTCCAGTTATACAACACTTCAATTTCTGATGAAATTACCCTAAGAGACTTGTTATGCCATTGCAGTGGTCTACCTGCCAGTTCTGGTGATCAATTATGGATGTATTTTAATTATACATATCCTGATGTTTTATACCACGTAAGATATTTAGAAAATAACACAGTGTTTAGAAGCACTTTCCAGTATCATAATATTATGTATAGCCTCGCAGGTGAGTGTGCATATCGTGCTGCTGAAAATGCTGGTTTAGGATACAGTTCCTGGCAGGATATGATAAAAGAAATGATTTTCAAACCCATGGGGATGAACACTGCCACCGCAGACTTCAATGAGTTTTCAAATTCCTCTAATAGAGTACATACCTACGTGAATTTAAATGGAACAATAACTGAATGGGGTCCTTTAAATGTTGAAGAGATTAAAGGTGCAGGTTCTATTGCTTTTTCCATTAATGATATGGGTAAATGGCTTAAATTACAGCTTGCAAATGGGAATTTTAATGGCTTGCAAGTCGTATCCAGTGAAGAGTTAACCAAAACAAAAACCCCCCAGATTCAAATGGATAGTACTAATTGGTATGGTTTTGGTTGGGCAATTACTCCTAATGGAATTATAACTCATTCTGGAAACGTTCCACCATCTAAAACTTTGATATCATTAGATCCTGTTAATAATTTAGCTTTTGCAGTAGTATCTGATGAAGATAATTATGGAGTAGCATTTAATAAAGCATTGTATCTGTTTTTCAATAATTTATATCAAACTGGCCAAGTTAACGAGAGTATTTGGACAGAACTTAGGGATAGTGCTTCTGAGACAGCCAAAGAAACTACGGGTAAACTGCCAGATCCACCATCACCTCCTGAACCAGCCAAGAGTTTGAGTACTTATGTGGGTATTTATGTTAATACGTTCTATGGCAATGTAAATGTAACATCCAGTGGGGGTAAGCTAATTTTATTCATGGGTAACAGTACTGAACCTACAAATTTAGAACATTGGAGTGGAGATGTGTTTAAAATTGAAGATAATCCTTTTACGTATAATACTGCTGTAAATTTTACTAATATAGATGGTAGTGGAAAATCACAGCAAGTTACAGTGGATTATCTTGAAACTGGTTATGGTGCGAATGGTACCTTTAATCGGACGAGTTAA